The genomic stretch ACGCCGGCAGAAGATATAGCGCGCCCCTCCCGCCCAGGGCAGTAAATGCACCCACTTGAGTTGGCATTTTCTCCCGCGCTGGCATGCTTATGCGACAAATCACTGGAGCTTCATCTATGCGCAAATTGTTCATCTACGCCCTTGTTGGCCTCTCGCTGGTCGGCTGCGATTCTTCGCGAGATTCGGGGGCCGCAGCCGGTACCGCTGCTATCGAGCACGAGCGCACTCTGCGCTACAGCAAAGCAGAAGACGGCTCGACGGTGATTCAAGCTATTCGCATCACAAACGGCCAGCGAGCGGTTGATACGGCAGCTGGGAAGGACGCAGTGCAGAGCAGGGGGGATTCATGAATCAGGTCGCCTTTAAGGACTGTGGGCGTGTGAACTTTGCCAACACGGGGCCTGGTGAAGGAGTTGTTCAAGGTATCCACACCGGGCGCGGGATGACTGCTAAATGCAAAATCCGAAACTGGGACGGTCAGTGGCATATTGTTGAAAGCAGATAATCGAAGCGAGCACAAAGGAGTAATCATGGAAGTTGTTGCAATCAAAAACCTTAAAACACTTAGTCATTCGCAGAAGGAAGAAATACTGCGGATGGCTGAACGCTATAGCCTAGATTTGGTCAACCGACCGATCAGCGCTGATCACCCTATGTTCGGCGTAGTTCGCGCCTGGATGCTGACTGATATCGCCCTTCAGCTTGATCCAGCAATTAGCCTTCAGATCAATTCTGAAGTAGTAATCGCTGTAAATGTCGCATCAAAAGTTATAGGTTTCATGACCCTGAGCCGAGCTAATGACTCCGCAACTGCTTGTGGAATAAATTATATCTGCGTTGACTCAGCACATCGCAATCAGGGGGTCATGACTGCGATGATTGACAGCCTGAAACCACGCTTCACCGATATAGCACTCAGCTGCTTTCCAACACTCGTAGAAGCGTATGAAAAGATCGGATTCGTAATGTGCGAGTCCCAAGGAGCTCAAGTCGCTATGCGAATTGGCGACTCGTACAATATGAATGTCATAGACCCAAATTACTTGAACAGTCAAAGAGCCGTTTCGCTGGAAGCACAACGCTTGATCAACGAGCTCGGCCCTAAGCGAGCAGTCGCTATCAATGATGAGTATGACGCGGAAACAAAGCGCATCTCTAAAGAGGTCACGGCTTTCGTTGAGAAACGCAAAACAGCGGCATCGAAAACGGTCTACTGACCACGGTCGGACTTAGCGGTTCATGACCCATCTACATAGGTTGGTCAGGCAACAACCCGGCCGAGAACTTAGGCCACCTGCCGGGTTGGTTGCTCCCTCCCCCTACCCTCCTATTTCAAACATACATGCTCTCGCCGGGCTGGGTCCTCTGCGTTCCTGGTAGGGTCAATCAGCGCGAGCGCAACTGTGGGCTATGGTGTGGGACATATCATTTGGGATTTTCCAAACGTCTTATAGGTTCTGGCCTGTAGCCGATTTGTATGGGGATACCTTATCCTCCTACATTCCGGCGAGATCTGGCGCGATTGCAGTATCAGCGCCTGCGAACAAACGAGCCGCGAGGAATCCGTAGTGAAAAACCATGCTCCGAATGAGCACGCTCAAAGCGAGCCGATTTCTGGTGAGATTTACCACGTCACGCCAACCCGTAATCTTGAGTCCATCTTCCGTGACGGTTTACGGC from Pseudomonas poae encodes the following:
- a CDS encoding GNAT family N-acetyltransferase, whose translation is MEVVAIKNLKTLSHSQKEEILRMAERYSLDLVNRPISADHPMFGVVRAWMLTDIALQLDPAISLQINSEVVIAVNVASKVIGFMTLSRANDSATACGINYICVDSAHRNQGVMTAMIDSLKPRFTDIALSCFPTLVEAYEKIGFVMCESQGAQVAMRIGDSYNMNVIDPNYLNSQRAVSLEAQRLINELGPKRAVAINDEYDAETKRISKEVTAFVEKRKTAASKTVY